A genomic region of Brevibacillus sp. JNUCC-41 contains the following coding sequences:
- a CDS encoding GntR family transcriptional regulator yields the protein MELDFKNPIPLHAQLKTILENQILEGYYKDKIPSERELMDMYSVSRSTVREAVSILVREGILEKRHGKGTFVSLKPVQEWLKMISFTETTKSMGIELLDHGRVMTPENIADANGFDDESYHIKRLRLQGDVPIAIELHYYSLDLGKKLTKFDLSTTVLYDALEGDLNIDFCEAEQIITCGFPTKEDAEHLGIAETMCLLITERMIFDSDGNLVEYYKGLFRSDMYSFAMKMSRKN from the coding sequence ATGGAGTTAGACTTTAAAAATCCAATCCCTTTACATGCTCAATTGAAAACCATATTGGAAAATCAGATTTTGGAAGGTTATTATAAAGATAAAATCCCGAGTGAAAGGGAACTCATGGATATGTATTCTGTCAGCAGGAGCACTGTACGGGAAGCCGTATCCATCCTGGTTCGTGAGGGGATATTGGAAAAAAGGCATGGGAAGGGAACGTTCGTTTCCCTTAAACCTGTACAAGAATGGCTTAAGATGATAAGTTTTACGGAAACCACTAAAAGCATGGGCATTGAACTACTTGATCATGGCCGTGTAATGACACCTGAAAATATAGCTGATGCAAATGGGTTTGATGATGAATCTTACCATATTAAAAGGCTGCGGTTGCAGGGGGATGTCCCAATAGCCATAGAATTGCATTATTATTCTTTGGACCTAGGAAAAAAATTGACGAAATTCGATTTAAGTACAACCGTATTGTATGATGCACTCGAAGGTGATCTAAACATTGACTTTTGTGAAGCGGAACAAATCATAACCTGCGGCTTCCCAACAAAAGAAGATGCAGAACATTTAGGAATAGCCGAAACGATGTGCTTGCTGATTACAGAACGAATGATTTTTGATTCTGATGGTAACTTAGTAGAATATTATAAAGGGTTATTCCGATCGGATATGTACTCATTCGCAATGAAAATGTCTCGGAAGAATTGA
- a CDS encoding amino acid permease: MKHQQEELKPGLKQRHLTMISLSGVIGAGLFVGSGIIIGQTGPGAILSYVLAGLIVVLVMRMLGEMATVNPNTGSFAVYAREGIGEWAGFTTGWLYWFFWVIVIALEATAGAAIIHSWLPSVPVWVISLSLIILLKLTNIFSVKSFGEFEYWFSIIKIISIILFLCLGVAVILGLIPTIKPPGASNLLNFGGFIPNGLSSVLVGVAIVFHAFVGVEIPAIAAGETSDPVKSVRSALNSVVWRILIFYIGSIAILVTLLPWNSASLLKSPFVAVLEMMGIPSAALIMNIVILIALLSCLNSGLYTSSRMLFSLAQKGDAPKLFSKVSKNGVPILAVVGSTLFAFISTIFSYVSPDKIFFFLVNSSGGVGILVYLAIAVSHLRLRKRMEKENPGIFKIKMWLFPYLTYVTIFSMISVLILMAFIDSQRPQFIFTMLFSLIVICSFFILRRKKAKYIENELNIVPGSPNSEKL, from the coding sequence ATGAAACATCAACAGGAAGAACTGAAACCAGGCCTGAAACAAAGACATTTAACGATGATATCCTTAAGTGGTGTCATAGGCGCTGGTTTATTCGTAGGAAGTGGTATCATTATTGGTCAAACGGGCCCCGGGGCGATATTATCATATGTTTTGGCAGGCTTGATCGTTGTTCTAGTCATGAGGATGCTTGGGGAAATGGCCACAGTGAATCCCAATACTGGATCTTTTGCCGTTTATGCAAGAGAGGGGATTGGTGAATGGGCCGGTTTTACAACAGGTTGGTTATATTGGTTCTTTTGGGTTATCGTCATTGCTTTGGAAGCAACAGCGGGGGCTGCAATCATACACAGCTGGCTTCCTTCCGTTCCTGTCTGGGTCATAAGTCTATCTTTGATTATCTTATTGAAACTGACGAATATTTTTTCCGTAAAATCGTTTGGTGAGTTCGAATACTGGTTTTCAATCATTAAAATAATCAGTATCATCCTATTTTTGTGCCTGGGTGTGGCAGTGATATTAGGGTTAATCCCAACGATAAAACCACCTGGTGCTTCCAATCTTCTGAATTTTGGCGGTTTTATTCCGAACGGGTTAAGTTCTGTACTAGTTGGCGTCGCAATTGTATTTCATGCATTTGTTGGAGTGGAGATTCCAGCGATTGCCGCGGGTGAGACGAGTGATCCGGTTAAGTCGGTTAGAAGTGCATTGAATAGTGTGGTATGGCGAATCCTGATTTTTTATATTGGTTCCATCGCTATTCTAGTGACGCTATTACCTTGGAATTCGGCTTCTTTGCTGAAAAGTCCATTTGTTGCCGTACTTGAAATGATGGGAATCCCTTCTGCTGCCCTGATCATGAATATAGTGATTCTCATTGCACTGCTTTCCTGTTTGAATTCGGGGTTATATACGAGTTCACGCATGTTATTTTCACTTGCACAAAAGGGTGATGCTCCAAAGTTATTTTCAAAAGTGAGCAAGAACGGTGTCCCTATATTGGCTGTAGTCGGCTCTACATTATTTGCCTTTATCAGCACCATTTTCAGTTATGTCTCACCTGATAAAATCTTTTTCTTTTTAGTGAATTCCTCGGGTGGAGTCGGAATTCTGGTTTATCTGGCCATTGCGGTTTCCCATCTCAGATTAAGGAAGAGAATGGAGAAAGAAAATCCCGGAATTTTCAAAATCAAAATGTGGTTATTCCCTTATTTGACTTATGTAACCATATTTTCCATGATTTCAGTGTTGATATTAATGGCATTTATCGATTCGCAACGTCCACAGTTTATCTTTACCATGCTATTTAGCTTGATCGTTATCTGTTCATTCTTTATCCTTCGGAGAAAAAAGGCGAAGTATATCGAGAATGAATTAAATATTGTTCCTGGTTCCCCTAATTCTGAAAAATTATAG
- the xsc gene encoding sulfoacetaldehyde acetyltransferase, whose protein sequence is MVETKMLRGTKVKMTPSEAIVETLVAEGVKHISGILGSAFMDMLDLLPTAGIRFIGVRHEQSAAHMEDAYCRVSGVAGVVIGQNGPGMTNMVTSVAAANQAHTPMVVISPSAGTPTVGWDGFQECDQVSIFKAITKETVRVTHPGRVADCLRTAFRIAYAERGPVLFDIPRDYFYGEVEDQILQPHQYRVDERGCGSSASLDRAAEILAKAEYPVIISGRGTVDSDGIEEIKNIAEYLTAPVAVSYMHNDAFPADHPLSVGPIGYMGSKAAMNTLKKADVILAVGTRLSVFGTLPCYDIDYFPKDAQIIQIDINPRQIARTHPVEVGIIGDAREASHEILKRLKASNPNLKQEKKRMVEVTNEKQKWEEELVNLAMIDGTPINPRRALLELTKVLPENAIVTTDIGNVSSTANAYLKFNQSRRHIAALTFGNTGFAYPSALGAKLAEPNTPVLAIVGDGAWGMSLHEVSTAVEENIPVIACVFNNNAWCAEKKNQVDFYNNRFVGADIQNPDFAEVARSMGAVGIRVEKPEELGAVIEEAIKSNKPTVIDIQVDGTQLAPPFRKDALKMPTRLLEKYSHLDHKNWDK, encoded by the coding sequence ATGGTCGAAACAAAAATGTTAAGAGGAACGAAAGTTAAAATGACACCAAGTGAAGCCATCGTTGAGACATTAGTGGCCGAGGGAGTTAAACATATCTCGGGAATTCTGGGATCTGCTTTCATGGATATGCTTGATTTATTGCCAACTGCAGGCATCCGTTTCATTGGGGTCCGCCATGAACAAAGTGCAGCACATATGGAAGATGCCTATTGTCGTGTCTCTGGTGTTGCAGGAGTTGTCATCGGGCAAAACGGACCTGGAATGACGAATATGGTCACCTCTGTTGCAGCGGCCAATCAAGCTCATACTCCAATGGTGGTCATATCACCTTCTGCTGGTACACCAACGGTTGGCTGGGATGGATTCCAAGAATGTGATCAGGTTTCCATCTTCAAGGCCATCACTAAGGAAACGGTTAGAGTAACACACCCAGGTCGGGTCGCTGATTGCCTTAGGACAGCATTTCGGATTGCCTATGCCGAAAGGGGACCGGTTTTATTCGATATCCCCCGTGATTACTTCTATGGTGAAGTGGAAGATCAAATACTTCAACCACATCAATATCGCGTAGATGAACGGGGCTGCGGATCTTCTGCATCTTTGGATAGAGCGGCAGAAATTTTAGCTAAGGCTGAGTATCCTGTCATTATTTCCGGTAGGGGAACGGTTGATTCAGATGGCATCGAGGAAATTAAGAATATTGCAGAATATTTAACAGCACCGGTGGCTGTCTCCTATATGCATAATGATGCCTTTCCTGCAGATCATCCATTGTCAGTCGGCCCAATCGGTTACATGGGATCAAAGGCAGCCATGAATACACTAAAGAAAGCGGATGTCATATTGGCGGTCGGTACAAGGTTATCGGTTTTTGGAACGTTACCATGCTATGACATTGATTATTTCCCTAAAGATGCACAAATCATCCAAATAGATATTAATCCAAGGCAAATAGCGAGGACACATCCTGTGGAAGTGGGGATCATCGGAGATGCCCGTGAAGCGAGCCATGAAATCTTGAAACGGTTGAAGGCCAGTAATCCTAACCTAAAACAAGAAAAAAAGCGGATGGTCGAAGTAACGAATGAAAAACAAAAATGGGAAGAAGAATTGGTGAATCTTGCGATGATCGATGGAACCCCGATCAATCCGCGTCGAGCCCTTTTGGAATTGACTAAAGTATTGCCTGAAAATGCTATCGTTACAACAGATATTGGTAATGTATCGTCAACTGCAAACGCTTACTTAAAATTCAATCAGAGCCGCAGGCATATCGCTGCGCTTACATTCGGGAACACGGGATTTGCTTACCCATCTGCACTTGGTGCCAAGTTAGCTGAACCTAACACGCCTGTTTTAGCCATTGTTGGAGATGGCGCGTGGGGCATGAGCTTACATGAAGTGAGTACGGCCGTTGAAGAAAACATTCCGGTCATAGCATGTGTGTTCAATAATAATGCATGGTGTGCAGAGAAAAAGAATCAGGTTGATTTCTATAATAATCGTTTTGTAGGGGCGGATATCCAAAATCCTGATTTCGCGGAAGTTGCCCGATCAATGGGTGCTGTTGGTATTAGAGTGGAAAAACCTGAGGAGTTAGGCGCAGTCATTGAAGAAGCAATAAAATCAAATAAACCGACGGTCATTGATATACAAGTGGATGGAACACAATTAGCTCCACCATTTAGAAAAGATGCTCTAAAAATGCCTACTAGATTATTAGAAAAATATTCTCATTTAGATCATAAAAACTGGGATAAATAA
- a CDS encoding sigma-54 interaction domain-containing protein, with protein MKEQSNNKNNASISENSIGWWKSIIESINDGVLVIDHNGYVRMINPEYTRITGVTAEIIGKPLVKYRPGAQLTKTLKDCQCRVGVYRKTKDREYVVDMAPIILNEQVVGAVSVCKSLTEVHKLSIELQKQNEKVRQLKKQMNSLYQVKYTFDDIIGKDGGLKDVVYVAKRVSDSNFPILIIGESGTGKELFAQAIHHKSHRGNKPFIPVNCASIPPSLLESELFGYGDGAFTNAKKGGKIGLFEMADQGTLFLDEIGDMSYDLQAKLLRVLQESKIRRVGETEERNIDVRIIAATHRDLQQLVNKNHFRGDLFYRLNVIGLKIAPLRERREDIPELVQSLLCSSLTPSAKEGSMYTIDEQTLEFLRAYEWPGNVRELRNVIDYATCMAEGMEIKIQHLPDVLMKLELNRLDSTLKPNGQTLKDITEEAESKFIQEILGQFGNDMEGRKKTANSLGVSLATLYNKMKKYCII; from the coding sequence TTGAAAGAGCAATCAAATAATAAAAACAATGCTTCAATTAGTGAAAATAGCATAGGCTGGTGGAAATCAATTATAGAATCAATCAATGATGGTGTTTTAGTGATTGATCATAATGGGTATGTAAGGATGATCAATCCTGAATATACACGTATTACAGGTGTTACTGCTGAAATCATAGGGAAGCCACTGGTAAAATATCGGCCCGGAGCGCAACTTACAAAAACACTAAAAGATTGTCAATGTCGTGTTGGAGTTTACCGAAAGACAAAAGACCGAGAATATGTGGTTGATATGGCTCCAATTATTCTCAATGAACAGGTTGTTGGCGCTGTGTCCGTCTGCAAAAGTTTAACTGAAGTTCATAAATTGTCAATTGAACTTCAAAAACAAAACGAGAAAGTCCGGCAGCTTAAAAAGCAGATGAATTCGCTTTATCAAGTAAAATACACTTTTGATGACATCATTGGAAAAGATGGCGGGTTGAAGGACGTTGTGTATGTGGCAAAACGGGTTTCCGATTCCAACTTTCCAATTTTAATTATCGGCGAGAGCGGGACAGGAAAAGAATTATTCGCACAGGCTATTCATCATAAAAGCCATCGTGGTAATAAGCCTTTTATTCCAGTTAATTGTGCGTCTATTCCACCTTCTTTATTAGAAAGTGAGTTATTCGGTTATGGAGATGGGGCCTTTACCAATGCAAAAAAAGGCGGTAAAATCGGCTTATTTGAAATGGCAGACCAGGGTACGCTCTTTTTGGATGAAATTGGTGATATGTCATATGATCTTCAGGCTAAGTTACTCAGGGTGTTACAAGAAAGTAAGATCAGAAGAGTAGGAGAAACAGAAGAGCGAAATATTGATGTCAGGATTATTGCCGCTACACACCGTGATCTACAACAGCTTGTAAATAAAAATCATTTTCGCGGAGATTTGTTTTATAGACTTAATGTTATAGGCTTAAAGATAGCACCTCTTCGAGAACGAAGAGAGGATATCCCTGAACTGGTTCAATCATTGCTTTGTTCGTCATTAACTCCATCAGCTAAGGAGGGTTCTATGTATACTATTGACGAACAAACTTTAGAATTTTTACGGGCATATGAATGGCCTGGCAATGTTCGAGAATTGAGAAATGTGATCGACTATGCAACTTGTATGGCAGAAGGTATGGAGATAAAGATCCAACACCTACCTGATGTATTGATGAAGCTCGAATTGAATCGCTTAGATTCTACTCTAAAACCAAACGGTCAAACACTAAAGGACATAACGGAAGAAGCAGAATCAAAATTCATCCAAGAAATTTTGGGGCAGTTTGGAAATGATATGGAAGGAAGAAAAAAAACCGCAAATTCTCTAGGGGTGTCTTTGGCCACCTTATATAATAAAATGAAAAAATACTGTATTATTTAA
- the phnX gene encoding phosphonoacetaldehyde hydrolase, with translation MESAKECKEVQAVIFDWAGTTVDYGCFAPVQAFVEIFRIRGIEITIKEAREPMGLLKMDHIMELLKMKRISNLWIAKFGKEPDERDLKSLYRDFEDLLFKVLKENAKPIPGVIELVRRLRQQGIKIGSTTGYTREMIDVVKQEAEKWGYQPDSIVASNEVPAGRPAPWMCFKTAMNLEVYPLSKIVKVGDTISDIKEGISAGMWTVAVLKGGSEIGLSESEINEMDPYERQKRMKHAENRFWNAGADFVIDEIGDLLEIIDRINYRLTEKKDIFIG, from the coding sequence TTGGAAAGTGCAAAAGAATGTAAAGAGGTTCAGGCAGTGATCTTTGATTGGGCAGGAACGACGGTGGATTATGGATGTTTTGCGCCGGTCCAAGCATTTGTCGAGATATTCAGGATAAGGGGAATAGAAATTACGATTAAGGAAGCAAGGGAACCTATGGGTTTATTGAAAATGGATCATATTATGGAACTCCTGAAAATGAAACGAATCTCCAATTTATGGATTGCCAAATTTGGGAAAGAACCGGACGAAAGAGATCTAAAATCATTGTATAGGGACTTTGAGGATTTGCTTTTTAAGGTTCTCAAGGAAAACGCCAAGCCAATACCAGGCGTAATTGAATTAGTCAGACGTTTAAGGCAGCAAGGAATAAAAATCGGTTCGACGACAGGCTATACTCGGGAAATGATTGATGTTGTTAAACAAGAGGCGGAAAAATGGGGCTATCAACCAGATTCCATTGTTGCGTCTAACGAGGTGCCTGCAGGAAGGCCTGCCCCTTGGATGTGCTTTAAGACGGCGATGAATCTCGAAGTGTATCCACTCAGCAAAATCGTTAAAGTCGGCGATACGATCAGTGACATCAAGGAAGGCATTTCTGCGGGAATGTGGACTGTTGCCGTATTGAAAGGCGGCAGTGAAATCGGCCTTTCAGAATCGGAAATCAACGAAATGGACCCATATGAACGGCAAAAACGGATGAAACATGCAGAAAATCGTTTTTGGAATGCAGGAGCTGATTTCGTAATTGATGAAATAGGTGATTTATTGGAAATCATCGATCGGATCAACTACAGATTGACAGAAAAAAAGGATATATTTATTGGTTAA
- a CDS encoding PIG-L family deacetylase — MQSQHRLLVVLAHPDDESFLCGGTIAKMSERGVHITLLCATKGEMGRRMGNPIITTREALPELRVEELKRACEELGISDLRFLNVRDKTIEFESFDLLAERIVKVIREVQPGALVTFHGKYGGHPDHCAIGRAAEFAFLKSGDPDYYPDSVFPAFKVHSLFFVLWHAFYDEWIKENGMSSITRVNIAGTLQKKIRALRSHRSQTLAVSELWGNQNPSLPYLKNSECFIKGNSPTNIEETDFFQTIERLG; from the coding sequence ATGCAATCACAACATAGGTTATTGGTGGTTCTTGCACATCCCGATGATGAGTCATTCCTGTGTGGCGGCACCATTGCCAAAATGTCTGAGCGAGGTGTTCATATTACATTACTTTGTGCGACAAAAGGCGAAATGGGCAGGCGTATGGGAAATCCCATCATTACAACAAGGGAGGCATTGCCTGAACTAAGGGTAGAGGAGTTAAAAAGAGCTTGTGAAGAATTGGGGATAAGCGACCTGCGATTTTTAAACGTAAGGGATAAAACGATTGAATTTGAAAGCTTCGATTTATTGGCTGAGAGAATCGTAAAGGTGATTCGTGAAGTTCAACCGGGTGCACTAGTAACATTCCACGGAAAATATGGGGGGCATCCAGACCATTGTGCGATAGGCCGTGCTGCCGAATTTGCTTTTCTAAAATCCGGTGATCCCGATTATTATCCAGATTCAGTATTTCCAGCTTTTAAGGTTCATAGTCTATTCTTTGTCCTTTGGCATGCTTTTTATGATGAATGGATAAAAGAAAACGGGATGAGCAGTATCACAAGAGTGAATATTGCAGGGACTTTACAGAAAAAAATCCGTGCCTTAAGATCCCATCGTTCCCAGACCCTGGCCGTATCTGAATTGTGGGGGAATCAAAATCCAAGCTTGCCATATTTAAAGAATTCCGAGTGTTTTATTAAAGGGAATTCACCTACCAATATAGAAGAAACCGATTTTTTTCAAACGATTGAAAGGTTGGGATGA
- a CDS encoding YitT family protein yields the protein MKDIVKIIAGNISMTFAYAYLIVPNEIINGGVTSSALLLNALSGYNIALLANFVTGLLLIICLVFLGKEYFFKSIVSSLSYMAFFNFFYSWKINFDMNIALVIIISSILIAIGYYLCITANASTVGFDVIALILHHKNEKIDIAATIRIINLIVLILGLLVYGYTSIIKGIAFTLLFSYLLKIMLDRKQNTVKLATESVLDESSKVKEVK from the coding sequence ATGAAGGATATAGTGAAAATTATCGCAGGAAACATTTCCATGACCTTTGCCTATGCTTATTTAATCGTTCCCAATGAAATTATCAATGGCGGGGTAACTAGCTCGGCATTATTATTGAATGCATTATCGGGTTATAACATTGCCTTGCTAGCCAATTTCGTTACAGGTTTACTGTTAATCATCTGTTTAGTTTTTCTAGGGAAAGAGTATTTTTTTAAGTCGATCGTAAGTTCGCTAAGCTATATGGCTTTTTTTAATTTTTTTTATTCATGGAAGATTAATTTCGATATGAATATCGCGTTAGTGATTATCATTTCGTCAATTTTGATAGCGATAGGATATTATTTATGTATAACAGCAAATGCCTCCACTGTTGGCTTTGACGTGATCGCCTTAATTTTACATCATAAAAATGAAAAAATAGATATTGCAGCGACAATAAGGATTATCAATCTTATCGTACTGATATTGGGCCTTCTTGTTTACGGTTATACATCGATCATTAAGGGAATTGCATTTACATTGCTTTTTTCATACCTTCTAAAGATAATGCTGGATAGGAAGCAGAATACCGTTAAATTAGCAACCGAAAGTGTGTTAGATGAATCCTCCAAGGTGAAAGAAGTAAAATGA
- a CDS encoding YeiH family protein, with protein MELEKYEPLEETPQEQKKLLQNRVVLWLSGIAFTFFIALLGLGLSKIAGFNRIGPLACSIIIAVIYRQIAGYPEKFRTGIEFSAKKLLRFAIILYGLKLNIDVIFNQGLPLLVRDIGTVTFAIVVMVLIAKWFKADASISLLLAVGTGICGAAAIAAISPIVKAKEEDTAIGVGIIALMGTLFSIVYTLLRPVLPLSALDYGIWSGISLHEIAHVALAGAPAGEDALAIALLAKLGRVFLLIPLCFIFMYWMKKRTTGKMGHDAKIDFPWFLVGFIIMSLIGSYVFGTYITVTPLVMDGISKTTTFILTMAMIGLGLNVSLQALRTKAMRPLLAMTITSLLLSIISYFIV; from the coding sequence ATGGAATTAGAAAAATATGAGCCACTGGAAGAAACACCGCAAGAACAGAAAAAGTTGCTTCAAAACAGGGTGGTTTTGTGGCTGAGCGGTATCGCTTTCACCTTTTTTATTGCCCTCTTAGGCTTGGGGCTGTCCAAGATTGCAGGATTCAATCGAATCGGTCCACTTGCTTGCTCGATCATCATTGCCGTGATTTATCGTCAAATTGCGGGATATCCAGAAAAGTTCCGGACGGGAATAGAATTTTCCGCAAAAAAACTTTTGCGTTTTGCCATTATTTTATACGGGTTGAAATTGAATATCGATGTGATTTTCAATCAGGGTCTGCCATTGTTGGTACGTGACATAGGAACAGTGACTTTTGCAATAGTCGTGATGGTCCTGATTGCAAAGTGGTTTAAGGCAGATGCCTCCATTTCCCTTCTTCTTGCTGTAGGAACCGGAATATGCGGTGCAGCAGCCATCGCGGCAATATCTCCTATCGTGAAAGCGAAGGAAGAAGATACAGCCATAGGTGTCGGGATAATCGCGTTAATGGGAACACTTTTCTCCATTGTTTATACACTTTTACGTCCGGTCCTTCCGCTATCTGCTTTGGATTATGGAATTTGGTCTGGGATCAGTCTTCATGAAATCGCCCATGTTGCCTTGGCGGGAGCACCGGCGGGTGAAGATGCGCTAGCGATTGCACTTCTTGCAAAATTGGGCCGTGTCTTTTTACTTATCCCATTATGTTTCATTTTTATGTATTGGATGAAAAAACGCACAACCGGGAAAATGGGCCATGATGCCAAAATTGATTTTCCATGGTTCCTCGTTGGTTTTATAATCATGAGTCTAATAGGAAGTTATGTGTTTGGAACGTATATCACGGTGACTCCTCTCGTAATGGATGGTATTTCCAAAACGACTACATTTATATTGACAATGGCCATGATCGGTCTTGGACTGAATGTTAGCCTGCAGGCACTGCGGACAAAAGCCATGCGTCCTCTTTTAGCCATGACCATTACTTCTTTGCTGCTCTCGATAATCTCGTACTTTATCGTTTAA
- a CDS encoding aminotransferase, which yields METETKDLVQMDKDHLWHAMHRYNEKDAPMMATEGSGSWFTDTKGDKYLDGVSGLWCLNLGHGRKEIAQAAYEQMINLSYFPLTLSHKPAIELSAKISEHLKGSYTTFFTNSGSEANETAFKIARQYHSQNGNQGKYKFISRYRAYHGNTFGALSATAQANRRVKYDPAVPGFLHVPPPYSYRSPFGENVENSDLLAAEYIDQVINFEGAETVAGVILEPSISGGGVLIPSKEYLTRVSEICKKHDVLLIVDEVVSGFGRTGKMFGFMHSDGVQPDIVTMAKGLTSGYLPLGATAVNSRIYEKFKENGNLNHFRHVSTYGGHPASCAVALKNIEILENEKIVQRVSELSESTLSELFELTALDKVGEVRGVGFLYGIELVEDKKTKTPVSDAFMGKIIGACKEKGLIIGRNGDTVPGYGNVLIIAPPLSSTVEDLRFVIETVKSVLYELC from the coding sequence ATGGAAACTGAAACGAAAGACCTTGTTCAAATGGATAAAGACCATTTATGGCATGCGATGCATCGCTATAATGAGAAGGATGCTCCCATGATGGCTACAGAAGGATCCGGCTCATGGTTCACGGATACTAAAGGTGATAAATATCTAGATGGGGTTTCCGGTTTATGGTGCTTGAACCTGGGTCACGGGCGAAAAGAGATTGCGCAGGCAGCCTATGAACAAATGATTAACTTATCTTATTTCCCTTTGACGTTAAGTCATAAGCCGGCAATCGAATTATCTGCAAAAATAAGTGAACATTTAAAGGGCTCCTATACAACGTTTTTTACGAACAGCGGCTCTGAGGCGAATGAGACAGCTTTTAAAATAGCCAGGCAATATCATTCCCAAAATGGCAATCAGGGTAAATACAAATTCATCTCTAGGTACAGAGCTTATCATGGCAATACTTTTGGCGCGCTAAGCGCAACTGCACAGGCAAATCGGAGAGTGAAATATGATCCTGCGGTTCCAGGTTTCCTGCATGTGCCACCGCCGTACAGTTATCGGAGTCCGTTTGGGGAAAACGTTGAAAATTCCGATTTGCTTGCAGCTGAATATATCGATCAGGTCATTAACTTTGAAGGGGCTGAAACGGTAGCTGGTGTTATTCTTGAACCATCCATCTCTGGTGGCGGGGTCCTTATTCCTTCCAAAGAATACTTAACAAGGGTTTCGGAAATCTGTAAGAAGCATGATGTTCTTTTAATTGTGGATGAAGTGGTTTCAGGTTTTGGAAGAACCGGAAAAATGTTTGGGTTCATGCACTCCGATGGGGTTCAGCCTGATATTGTTACAATGGCAAAGGGTTTGACCAGCGGTTATCTTCCCCTTGGAGCAACGGCGGTGAATTCCAGGATTTACGAGAAATTCAAAGAGAACGGAAATTTAAATCATTTCAGGCATGTGTCAACATATGGAGGCCACCCTGCATCTTGCGCTGTTGCGCTAAAGAACATTGAAATCTTGGAAAATGAAAAAATCGTTCAACGTGTATCTGAGCTTAGTGAATCGACACTAAGTGAGCTCTTTGAACTGACAGCCCTGGATAAGGTAGGGGAAGTTCGGGGAGTTGGGTTTTTATATGGCATTGAATTAGTGGAAGATAAAAAGACAAAAACTCCTGTTTCCGATGCGTTCATGGGTAAAATAATCGGGGCTTGCAAGGAAAAGGGTCTTATCATCGGCCGTAATGGTGATACAGTTCCTGGATATGGAAATGTATTGATCATTGCACCGCCTTTATCTTCGACCGTTGAAGATTTACGCTTTGTCATAGAAACGGTTAAATCCGTTTTATATGAATTATGCTAA